From the genome of Phlebotomus papatasi isolate M1 chromosome 2, Ppap_2.1, whole genome shotgun sequence:
ctcatttttctttttggttaaatttgttttttttttagaaaagtattgcaaattcgaatccggctgcatcggtcttcatcggtaatgaaccggttaagtaccgattttttgattttcaaatgcttttgtgatttataaatcaatttgatctctagtagatcagtggttccaaaagattatgcaaaaagctaatttacggtgagctctatctcgtgagttcgagcactccgcaaagatgggacgctttgccatctcttaatttaaaaaatcagtatctgaaaagaaaatttggatcaaaaacaaagataagcaacagaaaattgattttttaagcaaattcattaaaaagaaatcgaatattggtatgcaaattttcttgatacataatgccatttcgcgcgttttttttcggtcccgaataTGTGTATAATCCCGGAACTGAGTgtaatttactaataataaaaatattcttaaaatcattccttaatctccaacttttgcctaaacacgcgacttttttgggccagaggAGAGGGTATAGAATGTAtggtttaatttaataaaatattctactattgtgttgaatttatcaataatcTAATACAAACAttaaataatacccctttatatcaaaatttttttatcctCACTTTTGCTATTTAACAAATTATTAATTATCCTTTTCgagtaatgaaaaaaaatattattaaagtgATAAACGgttttctgaaaattaattagttAGCACGGTTAGCACAGTTGTTGATTCAAGCGACCATAACCCGGTGGAATCTGTAAAGAAAATCTCTTACCAAATACCTATCCGTTAGATGAATAATTGCCAATGGCGAAATAGAGAAGAAATCGATCATGTCACTTGGGCTACTGATTGACCATGCGGAAGACTTCTTCAGTGGCTCTTTCTTAGTGAGAATCGCCTCAAGAAGAGAGAACGAAAGAGTGTGAATGGAAAGAAGGTGAATTCTCTCTCTGCATCCTCTTCTGCCCCCGGGGCCACAAAAGGCATCCCAAAAGAAGCCTCAGGCAGAATAAAAACACGATCCGGAATCCGCTGTTGATTCAATTCAAatactcttcttttttttagtaGTAAATCTTTCTGCTTttattgtgtgttttttttttttgggtgagtGTGTTTGGAAAAATACATCGACAAATACCATTAGTACGTATAAATTGTCATTATTACAATGCTTTTATAAAATGAACCATCTcagatttttccacaaaaatctgTCAACACAATTCTTTGCAACAGATTTTCATCAAACAGAAGCTTATTTTTGTCTCGTAtcgagtcaaaatttttctttattaaaagtgTGTATTGTTCTTGtgtttttcactatttttttctttttgttctctgttttaaatattaaaaactacaacacattattttttttgcatcaaTAGTACATCATCTTTTCACCTTCCATTTCAATGATTAATAAGAAAGGGTTCAATAGTCAATAATTAATAGTTATAgtatctcttcatttttttttaattcaatttttattatttttaatttgatttccttttttttactcTTCACTTTGAGCAAGTTTGAGTTTCTTGCACTTAGAAGAAGAAGAtaaaaacagtagaaaaaatgttgcattttcttcgaaaaaaaaagattaataaatTATCCATTAGTTCCTCTCTGTGTACCATCTTCTTGAGACTCATAAAATGcattagcaataaaaaaaatgcccacaagtattttttaaaaaaaggggCTGTGgtgtaataatttttgttttaataaattagCGATGATGATAAtgtaaaaaaaggcaattttccaGTCCACCGTACAcagagagtgaatgaaattgttgaaaaaaaaaaacataaacaagtaatgtaaattaataaattacaaaatagtAACGCCGTGAAATCAACAAGGAGAGGGACAGGGGGCCTTTGGGGTAAAGAACAAGAGGCtaagaaaattgtaattaaaaatgttaatgcACCTTTAGCAATCGATTAAAACTCTATATGCATTTGCCACTGCGAAAGTTGATTAGCACGTTTCTCGCTCTTAAATTGGCGGCAATGCCCACAGGGTTGCCGTCTTGTCGGCGGACGTGGACAAGAAGGAAAAGTCAGTGGGATGCCACCGGCCAGAAATCACCTTGTCCGTGTGCTGTGCCACCACAACTGACGGCAGGGGCATCGTCAGATCACCCTGGAGATCCGTCAGCACCAGCTTATTGTCATACCCACCAGTGAGCAAGTAATAGGCAGATGGGGAGAATCTTATGGATCTTTTCGACGCGGAACAACAACAGACACAGTTAgcctctgaaaaaaatgtcattCAAGAAGATCTGACTCACCTGATATCTGCTGCATGTGGCTTGAAGCACTGAATTGGCCGATTGCCCCGAATATCGTACAAAACACAAGAACTGTCCTCATGTCCGGACACCAACAAACGTCCAGATGGATCCACACAAACCGCTGCCACTGGGGATCCCTGCCTAGAGCCCGGAACTGTTGCTGGCGTCACCATATTTACACATCCCCTCGTCCTCAGATCCCAGAACCTCACGGTTTTATCCTGAAATTCAAAGAGAAAAtaacatttctcaaaaaaaagctaaaattaaaaatttgttggtTTTACAAAAGTTCAACTTGAAGCCATTAAGGGCTAACGTAGGTCAAAAAGGACTGGAAACAGCATAATTTCcctatttttttaacataataaatttttatttttatttaaattcttaagcatataaaagtactacatttaaactatattttctgaaattttcatttaaaaatcttaaaaattcaaccgTCGgaacctgatttttggagacagttttttggaaaaaatgtacTTTACGGTGGATAAAATTTCCCAGAGCAGGGGCGTAACGACTACGGCGTTGCCCATCCCTAACCTGTCTCTGCCCTCCCTGATCAGGCCAATGTTTGCCACAAAATTTGCTTATATATTACTTATAATTCTTCTGCAAAATTAAAactcaataaaataataacatatttttctgacaaattaagaaaaaaactactAGTTGAAGCATGTGCACGCTGAAATTTCTCGAACGCTTGACGTAAAGTCACTCGTAGTAGGctttagattttgttttttcgtcGGCGtcgttttaaaagaatttaattagctttcttttggtgaaattcttgttaaaaatattgatttttggctAAGTAATTACAAGAAGATGGAAAGCATACAAAGACTAAAAGTTGGTAATAATATCAAAAATTATAAAGCGTGTCCCGAATTTAAATGATaagttttcgacatgaagttagtcagtcacaataggaattgagttttgttttgatttttactgtgtgaactcaaagagagagcagttatataatcaacttttttttcaacttttcactattgtggagcttaaacggtaagagatatcgacttccagtcttcgatgacccctcctcaaatgacattatctcgtacccaacctctttattattcccccctcccctttcatatgTTCCCTAttcctcaaaaataggtcaaaaatgaggttttaccaattttacaaaacaattgGCCCAAGctctttcaatgatttttggatatgttttagagttgGTCCAGGCGAAAATTTCGCCGAAACATACCtgtgaccggaaaattcgccattttgaattattgaattattgtctaatactttggaaggctcatttttgtttttggttaaatttggattttttagaaaagtattgcaaattagaacccggctgcatcggtcttcatcggttaactaccgattttttgattttgaaatgcttttgtgatttatgaatgaatttgatctctagtagatcagttattccaaagtttatttcgcaaagctgggacgctttgccatctctttattGATACAAACTagtacttggcccaccaaaatatgtttaaacatgctaaaatagcataaatgtggctgctcaattaaatttgaattcagcaaattaaaattttaaaattgctcactaatttcaattttattatacagTTAAACAAGTCGCCTTTTGaaccaattttttcttattaaatttattcactcttaattaatattatttgtggccaaaacaaataaaaaatagtacagtgattagtgacaaacttgtacgcgagtgaagcttcagtatcgaaagtaatttgctgagttcctcGAAAGCAATTCAAAGGAAATTCTTGTGTCAAAAAATCGCATTTGGGCtgacttcacacagattttcaacaagactgtatgagaatctcttcatgagcccccttgcctaaaaccctttcttctggctttggggattccTTTTCATAACATATAAATGACTTATAACACATTTTAAGTacaatcacacattttccggagtcattcataATCAATAATTCCGCGGcacaatttaaaattgagcaaatttcttgcaaaatgtgtcctggggtgacatgataacttattttcgatactatcgactgtcgattctgaaaactttaaacgatagctgcgcTTCTTGTATCCAAcatagatgtttatcaacagtctcattcttttaaggaTGTTGCAATGAATGGTCCtacaatccgtaaaaagtcgacattcacttaattcaacagatatagatttatcgatactatcgattcgatagtatcaaaaagttatcatttcacccctggctatgaaaattttcaagtaaattctagaaatctcttaacgctcaattggctcaattgaatttaaccctctaacagtgttttttttaatatgcgaaaaaaagttctagaaCAATGCTTTCTAGGATaaatgatccaataaagtcgaaaaaaccatccattcttcattatctttttagtttaggcgctaggtgagaaaatataaaatttttttgaaactctttttgcttctaaaattcacatttttaattttttcattttttttaaataaaatatacaaagtagaatggcatgtctttcagtaaaaaataaatttattttagtcagataactttaaatcggtatttttatggaaattggaaatgagttttttttggacaaatatgttttgttgctttttctctgacctgtcacacaaaactgggaatagcaacaaaacgaagagtcaaaatgagttcaaactttcaagagatgtttataagactattaccgaggacactatagcacttttaaataaataaaacctttattgtcactgtaaatgtgatttttgtgaagaccgcctggaggcggtcttacccgttagagggttaaaattaaattgtgaaaattctaGTATGATAGGACcgttaagcatataaaagaacggcatttaaactattttttctgaaattttcatttaaaatcataaaaattcagccgttgggacctgatttttggagacagttttttggaaaaaatgtacTTTACGGTGGATAAAATTTTACAGAGTAAGTAAATTTCGAagttgaatttcgtgaactttgaccctaCATATTTCCGAttctattgtaaccacagcgaacccacgtcACTTTTTGGAAACCTCATAccctagactacaacactctaaaatttgactaacttgcacaatgccgtttttgagaaaaatgagtttgaattttaatgaattttgacgctattgcagcgccacctatggtgactttttgaactttcatctgaaagtgctcatcgagacgaaaccaaaaacccaaaatttagctcaatatgttaattagaaccggagattaTCCTGATCTCTGATTATTCTGAGATTATTTTGTAACGTTAAAAATTCAATAGTTGttattttattgccattttcaAAACGAAAGAGGAACTTACAAGTTCCACGAAAATTAATCTTTTCCCTGTTTCTTGTGAAAACTGTtaatatatgaaaatattttgcttgaATTTTCCATTCGGCTTGATttgtgaattattaaaaatagcaCAGGGAAAATCAAAGGAAATACATTCTTTTATACAGGgtaaaaggagagaaaagtaAAGCAATCTCGTTGCCTTCAGTATATTTTTCGGGGCTCTCAAATAAATCTTTTagatgtattttcaattttctttgcttaagtaaataaatttgattttcccGTAAAATAAAATCACGTTGATgttacttcactgagaaaaaaagagggtacgattaacttttttgcctcgtaactttaacactttttaggtgtaaaaatatacccacattttttaatgttaatttcacactttttaagggtaaaattaacatgaaaaagggtaactttaacccataatacacctgaaaagggtaatatttacaccgatttcggatcaatactgcactgtaaaattaacatttccggaatgttattttaactttttcggatttctctaagTTTTCTTACCTGTGATCCGGAAACGAACATAGCACCACCCCAATTGTAGAGGGACAACACGTGCCCCCCGTGCCCGCTGAGGGCCTGGAAGGGTGTCGAAGTCATGCAGTCCGTGACGTAGATCTTGCAATCTCCAGCTCCAGCACTGATGAGCAGACTAGCCTTGTTGGTGCTGTCCTCAATGAAGCAGAGATCCCTCACGGTGCCATCGTGCATCGTCAGCTCCACTTCTCGTCCCTCCAGCTGCCTCTGCACTTCATTGTACCGCATCAGCTTCACAGTCTTGTCATTGGAGCCCGTGGCCACGAGATCACCCTGCGGTGACCATGCCATGCAGTAGATGGATCCCTTGTGGTGCTTTGTTCTCTTGAACACCACCTGGGGCTGGTATGTTGTGTGTTCTTCCCTAAATTAACCCCAAATACAAAATCGGTTAAATGCGCAATCACATCTAATAAAGTAAGAGAAgggtttcaggcttcgcacatactctggcttcgaacactttatattttcccaacactgagaaaaaacgggagtgcgattaactttttttcctcataatcttaacactttttaggtgtaaaaatatatcaacattttttaatgccgATTTTACAccgttttaagggtaaaattaacatcaaaaagggtaacttcaacccctaatgctcctaaaaagcataatatttacaccgatttcggggtaatactgcagtgtaaaataaacatttccggaatgttattttaacattttcggatttctttcagtgaagtatttttcccatgttcttctAAAGAATCTGACCTATACtggagagaaatccgaaaaagttaaaataacattccggaaatgttaattttaccctacagtattgatccgataTCGGTGTAAGTATTACCCTTTTtcggtgtattgggggttaaagttaccctttttcatgttaattttacccttaaaaaggtgtaaaattaagattaaaaaatggtgatatatttttacacctaaaaattgttaaagttatgaggaaaaaaagttaatcgcatgctcttttattttctcagtgtatctaTGACTTTTTGTCAAGtaatttgagtaaaaaatatCGTCCAAgcaaattttcatcattttttaagtTGTGGCAGGGGCTTAAATGTTCAATTGTCTCAAAAATAGACTATGCCTCCTTTACCACTTGCAAACaaaaggaaaatattgtaattctacgcttaattttttcgaaatataattttaataaaaacttattCTTCAAGATATTGTTTAAATGTAAACAATTCCacaaaaaataggccacgcccattATAAacctttcataaaaaaaataacaatgacTGTCGTTAAGGTGTTTGAACTTAAGGGTTTCCCTGGATTTCCTATAGtaggaagtataaaaaatatatcatgaaGAATGTGTACAAGAAGGCATGGCTTCTTAAGAGGCACGGTTTCTTAAAGGGCGTGGCCTCTTAAAGGGCGTTGCTTTCCAAAGCTTTTCGCATTGCTATTTACTTTGAATAaacctaattttttctaacactTCTGGAAACTTTATCTGGATGtagaatttgtaaattcattttaaccctctaacgggtatgaccgcctccaggcggtcttcacaaaaatcacatttacagcgacaataaaggttttatttatttaaaagttctatactgtcctcggtaatagtcttataaacatctcttaaaagtttgaactcattttgactctttgttttgttgctattcccagttttgtgtgacaggtcagagaaaaggcaacaaaaaatatttgtgcaaaaaaactcatttccaatttccataa
Proteins encoded in this window:
- the LOC129800605 gene encoding WD repeat-containing protein 47 isoform X3, which translates into the protein MYYNKRLHPRQARRVEIAYISDDCEVHSGGSRLSLDQISRKSSTPTREIPARKVITVVDEDPTRDHRFDALFCGTDRLNYAHEKFTKSTNSQQNGQEGSGMKVQSQTESHQNGNGVPSQESEDPLQANEARPKFVAVTSLEDVQAVRCAEFHPSGSVYAVGSNSKTFRICEYPILANIREEHTTYQPQVVFKRTKHHKGSIYCMAWSPQGDLVATGSNDKTVKLMRYNEVQRQLEGREVELTMHDGTVRDLCFIEDSTNKASLLISAGAGDCKIYVTDCMTSTPFQALSGHGGHVLSLYNWGGAMFVSGSQDKTVRFWDLRTRGCVNMVTPATVPGSRQGSPVAAVCVDPSGRLLVSGHEDSSCVLYDIRGNRPIQCFKPHAADIRSIRFSPSAYYLLTGGYDNKLVLTDLQGDLTMPLPSVVVAQHTDKVISGRWHPTDFSFLSTSADKTATLWALPPI